A single Theropithecus gelada isolate Dixy chromosome 7b, Tgel_1.0, whole genome shotgun sequence DNA region contains:
- the RNASE6 gene encoding ribonuclease K6 → MVLRFPLLLLLLVLWGPVCLLHAWPKHLTRAHWFEIQHIQPSPLQCNRAMSGINNYTQHCKHQNTFLHDSFQNVAAVCDLLSIICKNRQHNCHQSSKPVNMTDCRLTSGKYPQCRYSTAAQYKFFIVACDPPQKSDPPYKLVPVHLDSIV, encoded by the coding sequence ATGGTGCTAcgctttcctcttcttttattgCTGCTGGTTCTATGGGGACCAGTGTGTCTACTTCATGCTTGGCCTAAGCATCTCACCAGGGCTCATTGGTTTGAAATTCAGCATATACAGCCAAGTCCTCTCCAATGCAACAGGGCAATGAGTGGCATCAACAATTACACCCAGCACTGTAAGCATCAAAATACCTTTCTGCATGACTCTTTCCAGAATGTGGCTGCTGTCTGTGATTTGCTCAGCATCATCTGCAAAAATCGTCAGCACAACTGCCACCAGAGCTCAAAGCCTGTCAACATGACTGACTGCAGACTCACTTCAGGAAAGTACCCCCAGTGCCGCTATAGCACCGCCGCCCAGTACAAATTCTTCATTGTTGCCTGTGACCCCCCTCAGAAGAGCGACCCCCCCTACAAGTTGGTTCCTGTACACTTAGATAGTATTGTCTAA
- the EDDM3B gene encoding epididymal secretory protein E3-beta encodes MASSLKIWGTLLALLCILCTLLVQSKEVSWREFMKLHYLSPSREFKEYKCDVLMRENEALKDKSSHMFIYISWYKIEHICTSDNWMDRFRNAYVWVQNPLKVLKCHQENSKNSYTESRSFNYIEFHCSMDGYVDRIEDLKMIEPISN; translated from the coding sequence ATGGCATCGTCTCTAAAGATCTGGGGCACACTCTTGGCCCTGCTTTGCATCCTATGCACACTGCTTGTACAGAGCAAGGAAGTTTCTTGGAGAGAATTCATGAAACTGCACTACTTAAGTCCAAGTAGAGAATTCAAAGAGTACAAATGTGATGTCCTCATGAGAGAAAATGAAGCTCTGAAAGACAAGAGCTCTCACATGTTTATCTATATCTCGTGGTACAAAATCGAGCATATATGCACTAGTGACAACTGGATGGATCGCTTCCGAAATGCATATGTATGGGTCCAGAATCCTCTCAAAGTACTCAAGTGTCACCAGGAGAACTCTAAAAATAGCTACACAGAGAGCAGGAGCTTCAACTACATTGAATTCCATTGTAGCATGGATGGGTATGTTGATAGGATAGAAGACCTAAAGATGATAGAACCTATCAGCAACTAG